AATTCGACTACATTCTCGACTGTATCGACAGTGTAACCCCGAAACTTGCACTCATCATCACCGCAAAACGAAAAAAAATAAAGATTGTAAGCTGTATGGGAGCCGGCGGAAAAATGGATCCGTCTAAGGTCATGGTGCGCGACATCAGCAAAACCTATAACTGTTTTCTGGCTAAAAATGTAAGAAAACGCCTGAAAAAAGAACAAATCAATAAAGGTATCCGCTGTGTTTTTTCCAATGAAATTCAGAACGAAGAAAGTTTGAAGATGACTGACGGCGCCAATTTCAAAAGGTCTTTTTACGGCACAAGCAGCTTTATGCCTGCGATTTTTGGATTATACGCGGCAGCCGAAGTTATTAACCACCTTCTCAAAAATACTGATGACTGATTTCAGATTTCCCAAAACGGAAAAACTTAAACATAAACGGGAAATCGATCTGCTTTTCGCGAAAGGAATGTGGCGGAACTGCGGAAATCTGCGCATCATTTCGATTGATTTGGAAAAGAAACCTCAGGAAGGTTTTGTGATTCCGAATCAGAAATTTGGAGTGTCTGTTTCGAAGAGATATTTCAAGAAAGCCGTAGACCGCAACCGGATTAAAAGATTGCTGCGCGAAGCATACCGTCTTAACAAAGAAATTTTCACCGACGTTTTTGGGGGAAAATCAATATCAATGATTTTCTGGATTTCAAACGAAAAACCAAGCAGTTTTCAATCTCTGGAAGAAAATTTCGTAACCCTCTGTAAATCAAAAAAATAAAATTTAATTTTTTGGAATGCATTATTTTGTAAATTTGATTGTTAATCTAAATCCATCAAAAAATGTCAGATCAAATTCCATTTCTTCCCTATATCATCAGTGCATTCATCGGGATCGGACTTGCCGCAGCGACAGGTTTCAGGGTTTTTATGCCCATGTTTGCTGTAAGTCTGGCTTCTTATTTAGGCTGGATTCCCATGAATGAAAGTTTTGAGTGGTTAGCCGGACTTCCAACATTAATCACAACAGGGATTGCGATGGTTGCTGAAGTTCTTGCGTATTATATTCCATTTATCGATCATCTTTTAGATACAATTTCGGTTCCGCTGGCCACTATTGCCGGTTCGGTGATGTTCGCCAGTCAGTTTGCCGATATCGGAACTTTTCCGCAATGGGCTTTGGCTTTAATTGCAGGAGGTGGAACTGCCGCAGCCATCAGTTCGGGATTTGCGGGAACACGTGCTGCATCTACAGCCACAACTGGTGGTTTGGGAAATTCGGTAGTCGCTACAACAGAAACTGCGGGTGCAGGAATTATGTCTTTTCTGGCGCTTGCGGCACCGGTAATTGCATTTATCGCTGCCGTGGCACTCATTATTACCGTACTGGTTTTAGGAAAAAAACTTTGGCGGAAATTCAGGAATTTTAATTCAGACCAAAACGCTAAAGTGATAAATGTAGACGCAGTGGACCAAAAAAATTTGGAATAGCTGGCTTTTACTTCTGGAAAAACATTTTCACGGCGACCACGAACATAAGAATTGCAAACACTTTTCTCAACATTTCCTGAGAAAGAGTAATGGCTGTTTTACTCCCCAGATAGCTCCCAAGAACGAATCCTGCACAGAGCAGAAGCGTTGTTTTAATATCAACATTTCCTGTTTTGTAATAATTCATGACTCCAAGAATTCCAACCGGTAGAATTAAAAGCGCCAATGTGGTTCCCTGCGCTTTATGCTGAGTGAAACCGAAGAGTAAAACCAAAACCGGAACCATCACGATACCTCCGCCGATGCCCACCAAACCGCTTAAATAACCGGCTAATAATCCCAACAGTATAAGTCCGATAATAAGTGTAGCATCCATTTTCATGAGGTTTAGGTTATTTGTTCTGTCTTAAATCTTTAACGAAACTGATCTGTTCGGCGAAATGAGTTTCTTTTTCCGGATGTTTTTCTGATAGGATCTGGTAAGCTTTTATAGCCTTAGAATACAGTTTCTGTTCAACATAAAGTTTTGCAAGTGTTTCAGTCATCAGGTGAGAAATATTATCACTTTTTTCTTTCACTACAAAATCTGAATCTTCTTTAAGTTTTGAAATTTTCGGTTCTTTTACGATGAAATTATCAATAAAAGTGTTTTTTACTTCAGTTTTAGAAAGCGCTGGTTTAGCCCCGGAATCTATTTTGCTTCGGTCAATTTTTAGCCAGTTCTGCCAGGTGTTAATGAAAGTGGGAACATTGCTGTCATTGGGTTTAACTGTTTCTTCTTCAGTTTTTTCTGCCGCTTTTTCAGATTCAATCGGCGAAACGTTCTGCCCGAAAAACGAAACATTGAAGACAGGTCTTTCCTCACTTTTTTCTTCTGCAGGAATTTCCGAAACGGTTTGTATGTTTTCAGATTCAGGTGGCGCAGAAACACTTTTCTGAGAAACAGGCTCATCTTCTTTTCCAATTAACGCGTCAGGGGTATTCCCGGCAAAAGACATGGGTTTCCACGCTGTATTTTCTGGAGAAGTGGTTTCTTCTTTCGTAACCGGTTTTATAATTTCCCCGATTTCGTCATCTTGCTGCGTCACTTCTGAAATAATTTCTTCTTCAGTTTCGGTCACTGTTTCCTGAGAGGTATTTTCTTCAGGTTTTGCGACTTCGAAAGTCTGGGTTTCAGAAAAGTTCAAGCCAGTGTTTTGAGTTTCCTCCTCTTTCTCTTTGGTCTCAGGTTTTTTCCTCGACTTCATTTTTGCTTCAACTTCTGCAATCAGTCGCTGCATCTCGATTTCGTGCTTGTTGAGCTGCGGTTTTGGGACTTCGTAAACAGTCCTTTCCCCGGGTTTCGCAACGATTTTAACTTCAGACAAGAATTCCTGCGTCCCATGGAAACTGATTTCCGCCGGATCTTCTACCATATCATTTTTTAAAGAAAGATCTTCATCAATGACGGTTTCAGGTTGTAGTGGCTGTATATCTTTTTCGATACGAAGTTCTGTCTGTACGATCGGGAAGGACCTTTCGGCTTCTTCCGGCAAGTTTTGTTCTTGGGTGCTTTCGGGAATTACATTCCCGGTTACTTCGGTTGGCTCCTGAACCGGTTTTAGAATCTCAGTGGTGTAAGGTTCATTTGGTTTATTTTCAATACTTTGCGTAATAATTTGTCCGGATTCCAGAGTGGATTCCAAATCAATAACCTCATTTTTGCGTTCAAGAAAATCCTCTTCGCCTTCGAACAGAATCCTGTTCAAAGCGCCATTTACGTAAACGGGTTTGGGCTGCTCCTGCTGAACGGACTGTACTGCTGGGAAAATCTCCGCTCTCTTTTCTTCGTTCTTCAACTCAAGAACATCGGTCTGCGGTTTTTTCTCTAGCTCTGAATTTTTATTAATAAACTGATAAAGTATTTTTTTATCTGTTGTATATGCGGCAGTGGTAGCAAGTACGTTCTGGTATTCTTCCGGATTCAGCTTATGAATTCCGTACAGTTGTAACGCTCTGATGTTCTGAACATAAGGGTATTTTTTTATTTCTGAATTCAGGATATCTAAATCCTTAGTCTGAAATAAATCGGGGTTTTTTATTAATTCTAAAACTCTTGCGTTCATTACCAGTTGGCTACAATATCGTTAAAAATTTTATTGATGATTCTTTCGTTCACCACTTTCACCTGTGAGGCTTCAATAGCGTTTATATCCAGATCACTGCTGAAAACCGCTTCGTCGGAATAGGTTCTGTCGAAACTTTTGT
The window above is part of the Kaistella faecalis genome. Proteins encoded here:
- a CDS encoding tRNA threonylcarbamoyladenosine dehydratase, which codes for MQKKWLERTELLIKEQGIEKLQNANLLVVGLGGVGSFAAEFLARSGVGKMTIVDGDTVDITNINRQLPALHSTVGKSKVEVVSERLLDINPELQLTKINEFLNPERMAEVIGAEKFDYILDCIDSVTPKLALIITAKRKKIKIVSCMGAGGKMDPSKVMVRDISKTYNCFLAKNVRKRLKKEQINKGIRCVFSNEIQNEESLKMTDGANFKRSFYGTSSFMPAIFGLYAAAEVINHLLKNTDD
- the rnpA gene encoding ribonuclease P protein component; the protein is MTDFRFPKTEKLKHKREIDLLFAKGMWRNCGNLRIISIDLEKKPQEGFVIPNQKFGVSVSKRYFKKAVDRNRIKRLLREAYRLNKEIFTDVFGGKSISMIFWISNEKPSSFQSLEENFVTLCKSKK
- a CDS encoding DUF4126 domain-containing protein; its protein translation is MSDQIPFLPYIISAFIGIGLAAATGFRVFMPMFAVSLASYLGWIPMNESFEWLAGLPTLITTGIAMVAEVLAYYIPFIDHLLDTISVPLATIAGSVMFASQFADIGTFPQWALALIAGGGTAAAISSGFAGTRAASTATTGGLGNSVVATTETAGAGIMSFLALAAPVIAFIAAVALIITVLVLGKKLWRKFRNFNSDQNAKVINVDAVDQKNLE
- a CDS encoding sulfite exporter TauE/SafE family protein gives rise to the protein MDATLIIGLILLGLLAGYLSGLVGIGGGIVMVPVLVLLFGFTQHKAQGTTLALLILPVGILGVMNYYKTGNVDIKTTLLLCAGFVLGSYLGSKTAITLSQEMLRKVFAILMFVVAVKMFFQK